A region from the Planctomycetota bacterium genome encodes:
- the rpsJ gene encoding 30S ribosomal protein S10, with the protein MTGDRIRIRMEAYDHRALDGSAREIVEQAKRTNARVCGPVPLPTRVERYTILRGPHVDKKSREQFEMRTHKRIVDITEPTARTIESLNRLVVPAGVFVKIKTH; encoded by the coding sequence ATGACCGGCGACCGCATTCGAATCCGCATGGAGGCTTACGATCATCGGGCGCTCGATGGCAGCGCTCGCGAGATCGTCGAGCAGGCCAAGCGGACCAACGCCCGCGTCTGCGGTCCGGTCCCGCTGCCGACGCGCGTTGAGCGGTACACCATTCTGCGTGGCCCTCACGTCGACAAGAAGTCGCGTGAGCAGTTCGAGATGCGGACCCACAAGCGCATCGTCGACATCACCGAGCCGACGGCCCGGACGATCGAGAGCCTCAACCGCCTCGTGGTTCCGGCCGGTGTCTTCGTGAAGATCAAGACGCACTGA
- a CDS encoding tetratricopeptide repeat protein: MSRSPAIVCVALAAAVMSGCASSSSPEAEVQTSRFADIELPPGGLGLFVEASLASRRGEEELAVDLLRRAVAADDNLIVAYRMMGELLLARGDATEAVEAFTVLVERDPNTARSYVLLGDSLSVLGRYSAALNRYLTALQLEPDNLGANLGAGTSLVALDRADEATTYLSTAVNLDPRSAAAWRQTAMAMLAVGQLEQASQAIDRLLELTENDNPRRPEDLLLAADVAGARFDARVAEDLLAQVRRLRPNDAEPVRRLVLLHLRLGERFLGDGQDAQAAAAYESAEEAIGELLLILPEDAEAWSTLGSARLRLWDIGGRIDDSLRQAAIDAWERSLELDPEQADVRRAVEQFGR, encoded by the coding sequence ATGTCACGATCGCCGGCCATCGTCTGTGTCGCTCTCGCCGCTGCGGTGATGAGTGGTTGTGCGTCGTCGTCGTCACCGGAGGCGGAGGTGCAGACGAGCCGGTTCGCCGACATCGAGCTGCCGCCGGGCGGGCTCGGGCTATTCGTCGAGGCGTCGCTGGCGAGTCGTCGGGGCGAGGAGGAGCTGGCGGTCGACCTGCTGAGGCGCGCGGTGGCCGCGGATGACAATCTCATCGTTGCCTATCGGATGATGGGAGAGCTTCTGCTCGCCCGCGGCGATGCGACTGAGGCGGTCGAGGCTTTCACGGTGTTAGTTGAGCGCGATCCGAACACGGCGCGGTCATATGTGCTCCTGGGCGATAGCTTGTCGGTACTCGGCCGGTACTCGGCGGCGTTGAACCGCTACCTCACCGCGTTGCAGCTCGAACCGGACAATCTTGGCGCGAACCTGGGTGCCGGGACGTCGCTGGTCGCGCTCGATCGCGCGGATGAGGCGACGACGTACCTATCGACCGCCGTCAATCTGGACCCGCGATCGGCAGCGGCTTGGCGTCAGACGGCGATGGCGATGCTCGCTGTGGGGCAGCTGGAACAGGCGTCCCAGGCGATCGATCGCCTGCTCGAACTCACCGAGAACGACAACCCGCGTCGGCCGGAGGATCTGCTCTTGGCGGCGGATGTGGCGGGTGCTCGGTTCGACGCGCGGGTCGCGGAAGATCTGCTCGCCCAGGTCCGCCGGCTAAGGCCGAACGACGCTGAGCCGGTTCGTCGCCTCGTTCTGCTGCACCTGCGGTTGGGCGAGCGGTTCCTCGGCGACGGTCAAGACGCACAGGCTGCGGCCGCCTACGAGTCGGCAGAGGAGGCGATCGGCGAGCTGCTGTTGATCCTGCCGGAAGACGCCGAGGCCTGGTCGACGCTCGGCTCGGCCCGCCTTCGCCTGTGGGACATCGGCGGCCGGATCGACGACTCGCTCCGACAGGCGGCGATCGACGCGTGGGAGCGTTCGCTCGAGTTGGACCCCGAGCAGGCGGATGTGCGACGAGCCGTCGAGCAGTTCGGCCGTTGA